The window AAGCAGGACGGCCGTTACCGCCGCGATGTCTACTGAGGTTCAGCCTGCCTGAACAGAAAAACCGGGCTCCTATACCCGGTTTTTTCTTGTCCGGAAATTGTTTAAACTGCATTCCACAATTCAATAATACAGATTTAAGACTTTAAACCGATGAAAAGACTGCTGCTTTTGATTCCGGGCGCGCTGCTGCTGGCGGATGGCCTATGGCTGGTTTCACTGAATAAAATCCATTTAGGCATTATCCTGCCGATGCTGATCGGGGCTGTGTTTATCGGCATCGCGCTGTTTCATGCGCCAATCCAGCGCTTTTTAGCGCAGCATCGCGCGCTGCGGAAAGCCTGGACTCTGTCATGGGCCGGATTTGGAATTTGGCTGATCAGCCTGGCCGGATTTTTCGCCTATCTGCAGCACTCCATCAGCCAGTCAGAACAGATTCCGCCTGTCAAAGCCATCATTGTGCTGGGCAGCGGCCTTGAACACGGCCAGCCCTCGCCTACGCTGAAAGCGCGCCTTGATGCAGGCGCAGCCCTTGCCTTAAAAAATCCGGACGCGGCCTTAATTATGGCCGGCGGCTTAGGCTTTAACGAAAAGATTTCTGAAGCGGCGGTAATGCAGAACTACCTTGTGCAGGCGCATCATCTGGCAGCGGAACGGATTCATCTGGAAGACCACAGCACCAGCACGGAGCTGAACCTCATCAACAGCAAAGCGGTTCTAGAGCGGCTGCAGATTGGCTTAGACCAGCCGATCGCCATCGCCACCAGCGATTTCCATGTGCTCAGGGCCGCAGCCATTGCCGGGCATCAGGGCTACAGCAATATCTATGCCGTCAGCGCGCCGACTCCGCTGTATATCCGCTACAACTCATGGCTGCGGGAATATTTCGCCTTCCTCAGCGGCTGGCTGCTGAATGAATATTGAGGCAGCAGCCTCTAGCCGCGCAGATTAATTAATGCGGATGCTGCGCGGCTGCGGAATATCGCGGTTTTGGAAAATTTCCGGCTTTTGCGCATACACCTGATATAAATATTTTTTGAGATCCAGCAGCAGCTTTTCCGGGGCAACAAGTATGTTTTGCCCTTCCGGCGTCAAATCCAGCGACAGCGCAGTATGCTGCTCACGCAAAAACGGGATGACCTTTTCAATAAAATCCTTCAGGCTGATTTCTTCAGGCTGGTAATTTTCCCAATTATCTTTAATCAGCAGCTTGGCCAGGCTTCTATTTTTCCAGACCGCAAAGGCTTTCTGGCCGGTCGGCGTCGCGCACAGCGCCCAGCCGTCCTGATACAAAGCGGTTAAGCCGCCCTGCGCAACCAGCGCTTCAAGGAACTGTTTATAGGCATCTTGGGGATTGAAATTTGTTATTTGAGTTTTAGCCGCGGCCCTGCGCTGATATGGATTTCTCATAGATCACATGCGTATATTAATTATTATAGACTGCGGATTCTATGAAATAATCATGCGCTAAGCAAGTTTTAAGCAAAGGAACAGATATATGGTGGGCGCTGACGGGATCGAACCGCCGACATTCTGCTTGTAAGGCAGACGCTCTACCAACTGAGCTAAGCGCCCTGAGGAATAAAAACAACGTTGTTGTTTTTATGACGCAAGACAAGCGAAGCGCGTAGTCTTGGTGTTTGAATATCTTAAATCTCAGGAATTTAAGACACCTTAAGATAAATGGCGCAGCGGACGGGACTCGAACCCGCGACCCCCGGCGTGACAGGCCGGTATTCTAACCAACTGAACTACCGCTGCATCACGTCGCTTCTTAACGAAGCACACTTTATATCTTAAAAGATATGGTGGGCGCTGACGGGATCGAACCGCCGACATTCTGCTTGTAAGGCAGACGCTCTACCAACTGAGCTAAGCGCCCTTAAAGGGGTTGTTGCATTCTTTGCAAATGGCGCAGCGGACGGGACTCGAACCCGCGACCCCCGGCGTGACAGGCCGGTATTCTAACCAACTGAACTACCGCTGCATCGCAAAGATTATGGTGGGCGCTGACGGGATCGAACCGCCGACATTCTGCTTGTAAGGCAGACGCTCTACCAACTGAGCTAAGCGCCCTCAAAAGACCGATTGTGTAAATGGCGCAGCGGACGGGACTCGAACCCGCGACCCCCGGCGTGACAGGCCGGTATTCTAACCAACTGAACTACCGCTGCATTTGCACAATGTCGCTATTGCGGCAAACGAATATTAAGACTTAAAGTGGCGCAGCGGACGGGACTCGAACCCGCGACCCCCGGCGTGACAGGCCGGTATTCTAACCAACTGAACTACCGCTGCACTTTAAAGTCTTAACGCTGAAAAAGCTTGGTGGGCGCTGACGGGATCGAACCGCCGACATTCTGCTTGTAAGGCAGACGCTCTACCAACTGAGCTAAGCGCCCTTTCAAAACGTCTTCATCGTTTGATGAGGTGCATTATAGAGAATCCTCACCGGGTGTCAAACGCTTTTCTGCGAGTTTTCCACTTTTTGCGCCCGAGTGATTAAAAAATAGGTGATCTGCGCTAAAAACCGGCATTTTTGTTTAATTTTTAAGTGCATAACTTATTTCAGCGCGGTTTTTCAGGCGCATTTGCAACGCTGCCTGATCCCTTTTCAGCAGCGATTGCCGCAGCTGCAGCTGAATTTCAAAGCCTGCATTGCGCATAACCTCCTAAATCTCTTTCCTATACAGCAGGATTTCATCAGGCTTCAGTATGCCAGCTATTCAGATAAGGGACTGAGCGGACTAAAAAACCGGGCGCATTTGCAGCGCCCGCCTGCAGGCGGCCTACGCTGCAATATAAACCAATGCATTTTCAGGCACCAATTCAAACAGCTCCGCCACGTCCGCATTGCGCATGCGGATGCAGCCGTGCGACATCGGAACCCCCATCGGCTCTGTATCCGGCGTGCCGTGAATATAGATGTAGCGCTGATAGGTGTCGCAGCCTTCGCCCTGATTAAAGCCGCATTCCAGGCCGCTGAGCCATAAAATCCGCGATAGAATCCAGTCGCGTTCAGGATACTGGGCCGCCAGCTGGGCGCTGTAAACCTCGCCGGTCGGCTGGCGCGCAATGAAAACCGCATTCAATGGCGCGTTCTGGCCAAATTTTTCTGCAACCTTGTGCCAGCCTCGCGGGGTTTTGCCGCTGTTTTCAGTTTCGCCAATGCCGTTTTTTCCGCTAGAAATCACGTAAATCTTATCCAGCTTGTTCAGGCTGAGGGTCTGGCGCTTTAAATCAATAATGATATCTGCCTGATCCAGCGCATATTGGGTCATGATTCTTTCCCTATTTTCTGTTTCTCTGCATGTTCGCTATCTGGACTGAGCGCTTGGCCCTGCGGTTCCGGGCGCATCCACAGCCATGCCGCCACAATCAGCATCGCGGCATCGGTAAAAATTTTCACCGCTAAAGGCGCGGCGGTAAACAGCATAATCACCGCGCTGATCAGCATCATCACGCTGGCGACCCATTTGGCTTTGCGGGGCACGGTGCCGTTTTCGCGCCAGGCGCGCAAGGTCGGGCCATATTTAGGATGGTTTAGCAGCCAGTTATCCATTTGCGGCCAGCCTTTTGAAGCCGCCCAAGCCGCTAAAATCAGAAAAACAGTTGTCGGCATGCCGGGCAGCAGCGCACCAATAAAGCCCAGTATGATAAAAATCACCACCAGGCTGCGCCAAAACAGCGTTCTCATACCACAGCCCTAAGTCCAGAATTGAGGTAGTATAAAGCGTTTTTGCATTTTATCCGCTGTTATTCTGCACTTTCCTCAGGCCACGCATGCATCTGAATTTTTTAAACCTTGAACACGATGAACCCTGGCTGGCCTTGCGGCAGCCGCTGGTGCGCCAGCTGGCCTTCTGCATCGGCAGCCCGAATATTCTGCGCAGCCTGCCTGCGGACCTGGCCATAACGCATCCATTCCAGCTGCATGACGATGCCACTTGGAATAAGCATTTAAAAAATTACTGGCCCCGCCTGCAGCAGCTGGACCGGCATCCTGAAGCGCTGGCCGATTTTTTGCAGCAACTGAAAAGCACCCGGCTGGGCCTGCGCTTCGAAATGTTCCTCTGGTTCTGGCTTTTGGACAGCGGGCACCACCCTTACCGGCTGCTGGGCCACAGCATTCAGAAGATAGACGGGCCGAAAACGCTGGGCGAGCTGGACTTTGTCCTGCTCAACACCGAAACCGGTGAAGTTGAGCACTGGGAAGCTGCCTTGAAATATTATCTGGCGGAGCGCGATTTCTCCCTGCCCCATTGGCATGGCCTGAACCGCAGCGATACCCTCAGCCGCAAGCTGCATCATTTCACCGAAAAGCAGTTTCAATTTGCAGATGCCCTGAACCATCAGATTCAGCGCCGCTTCTGCATCCTGAAAGGCCAGCTGTATCTGCCTGAGCGCTCCAGCTGCGCCGCGCTGCCGGACTGGATCAATCCCGCGCGCCGAATCGGGCTGTGGGGACAGCGCCTGCCGGACGCCGCCCTGCAATTTTACCGGCTGCAGCGCCATGAATGGATTTGCCCGCAGGCGCAGCCCAGCAGCCATGCGGCGCAATGGTGGACGGACGGCCTGTATAAAGCAGCCTGTCAGGAGCATTACTATATGTTCCGCCGGCCGGGCCTTTTATTACATTCGCTTACTTAAGCGCAATAAAAACTGCATACAGTTTAAGCAGCACATTTTTTAATCTAAAGCTCACATCAGAATAATTTGACTATTCCTTAATCTGGAGATGACGATGAAAAAAATTCTTGCCGTTTCACTACTTGCGGTTTTCGCCTTAACCGCCTGCAACACCGTTAAAGGCCTGGGCAAAGATGTCTCCAAAGCAGGCGATGCCGTCACCAATACCGCTGAAAAAACCCAAGAGAAAATGTAATTCAATTCCGGCATGAGAAACCTTACCGCGCGCTAAGGTTTTTTTATGTTTAAGTTTTCCTTTATTTTGCCGATTCGCCTATTATATTGCGACTTTTTAGACTTTCAGATTCAGCATGACTTCATCCTCAGCGACACTCGATCTCAGCCTAGAGCTTTTACGGCAGCCTTCCGTTACCCCTGTCGACCACACCTGCCAAAATATCATGGCTGACCGCTTGGCTAAAGCGGGCTTCAATATTGAACATATGCGTTTTGAAGACGTTGACAATTTATGGGCGCGCCGGGGCACGGAGTCTCCAGTGTTCTGCTTTGCAGGCCATACCGATGTTGTGCCGACCGGCAATCTGGATGCATGGAATTCAGCGCCTTTTGCCCCGGAAATCCGCGACGGCAAGCTGTACGGGCGCGGCAGCGCCGACATGAAAACCGCTTTGGCGGCCATGGTGATTGCCTCTGAGCGCTTCACTGCAAAGCATCCGGACCACAAGGGCTCAATTGCCTTCCTGATCACTTCAGATGAAGAAGGCCCGGCAATCAACGGCACGGTGAAGGTTATTCAAGCGCTGGAAGCGCGCAATGAGAAAATGACCTGGTGCCTGGTCGGCGAACCGTCCAGCACCCATCAGCTGGGTGACATCATTAAAAACGGCCGCCGCGGCTCGCTCAACGCCAGGCTTACGGTAAAAGGCAAGCAGGGCCATGTGGCCTACCCGCACCTTGCCGTAAACCCGATTCATACGGCATCCAAAGCCTTGGCCGAGCTGTGCGAAACGGTTTGGGACAGCGGCAATGAATACTTCCCTGCCACCTCTTTCCAGATTTCCAATCTTAATGCCGGCACCGGGGCAACCAATGTCGTGCCGGGCGTGATGACCTCGCTGTTCAACTTCCGCTATTCAACAGAAGTCACCGCGGAAGAGCTGAAAGCGCGCACGCTGGAAATTCTGGACCGCAATAATGTTGAATACGATATCGTATGGACGCATTCAGGCCTGCCTTTCCTGACTCCGGTTGGCGAACTGGTGAATGCCGCCCAAAACGCCATCCGCAATGTCACCGGCGTAGAAGCCGAGCTTTCAACCAGCGGCGGCACTTCTGACGGGCGCTTTATCGCTCCGACTGGCGCACAGGTTCTGGAATTAGGCGTTTTAAACGCCAGCATCCACCAAATTGATGAGCATGTGAATGTTGCCGACCTGGAGCCGCTGGCTGAAATTTATGAACAGATTCTAACCGGCCTGCTGGCTTGATCCGGCTTCAGCGGCCGCAATAAAAAAGGAACTCCGCGGAGTTCCTTTTTTATTCATCAAGCTGTTTTACAGGCCAATCGACGACTGGATATAGGCCAGATTCGGCACATGATAGAGCTGATCATTCATCCGCACATACTGGAAAACCGCAGGATCACTCAGCGCATGCTCTTCATCAACAATTTCGGAAATGCGCAGGCGGATAGAGCGCGGCATTTCATTGCACATCAGCGCAAAACGCTGATGCACATCATCGCCTTCAATCACCAAAGCAACGCCGCTTTTCCGCGCCGGCTCATTCACCGCATACACCGGCAGCTTCAATTCATGCCACTGCACATGCGAAACCTGCGTTTCACTGTCCAGCGCAGATAAAACAATGTTCTGCGGCAGCAGCATGGCTTCCTTGCCGCAGCAGTCGATGATATAGGCGTCAATAAACCCGGTCGAAACCGTAATCAGATGCTGCAATTCCTGCTGGCTAATCTCATTCGGTACAGCTGTCTGGCTCATAGATTACCCCTGTTTTTCTGCAATTAAACTTTCAATATTGGCCAGCAGTTCCGCTTCCTGGAACGGCTTGCCCATATAGTGCGTTGCGCCCAGGCTGAAGGCGCGCTCGCGGTGCTTCTCGCCGGTACGCGAGGTAATCATGATGATCGGCAAGTCCTGATGAATGTCATGATGGCGGACCAGGTTGGTCACTTCAAAACCGTCCATGCGCGGCATTTCAATATCCAGCAGCATCAGATCCGGCCTTACGTTTTCCAGCTGCTCCATGGCATCCACGCCGTCTTTGGCGGTGACGACATCATAGCCTTGGCGCTCCAGCAGGCGCGAAGTCACTTTACGCACCGTAACCGAGTCATCCACGATCATCACTAAGCGGCGGGCATTGCCGCGGCGTGAATGATCGCGCTGATCCGAACCGCGCTTAACGCGCTGCGTGGCTTGAATCTGGCGGGCAATGCTTTGCCCGTCCAAAATCAGGCAGACTTGGCCGTCGCCCAGAATCGTCGCGCCTGCAATAGCGCCGACATTCGAGAACTGCTGGCCAATCGGCTTCACTACAATCTGCGCGCGGGAACCGATCAGCTGGTCAACCAGCAAAGCGATAGTTTGCCCGCTGTTGCCCTTAATCAGCAGCACCGGCAATGAATGCGCAACGCTGCCTAAGCGCGGAATCGGCTGATTCGAAACAAATTCCGACAGGTAGCGCAGCTTGTAGCTGGCATTGTCAATTTTGAACACATCCGCCTTGCTGGAGAAATACTCTTCCAGCGCAGACGGCGAGATGCGGACAATACGGTCAATCTGCGCCAAAGAAATCGCAAATTGCTGATCGCCGGCTTTCACCATCAGGGCGTCGCTGACCGCTACAGTGGTCGGCACGCGGATGGTAAAGGTCGTGCCCTGGCCCAGTTCCGAATCAACCGAAACATGGCCGCCTAGGGCTTTGATTTCGCTTTGCACTACATCCAGGCCAACGCCGCGTCCGGAAATCTGCGTCACCTGCTTGGCGGTACTGAGGCCCGGATGGAAAATCAGCTGCAGGATTTCCTGCTTGTCGAGGAACTGATCGGCTTTGATCAGGCCCTGGCTCAGCGCCTTGGCCTTAATCACCTCTTCATTGATGCCTTTGCCGTCATCACTGAAGGATACCAGTACATCGGTGCCCTGGCGGCTGATATTCAGCACAATGCTGCCGACTTCCGGCTTATGCAGCGCCAAGCGCTCTGCTGTATCTTCCAAGCCATGGTCAATCGCGTTGCGCAGCATATGCTCGAATGGCGTCACCAGCCGCTCCAGAATGGTTCGGTCCAGCTCGCCTTCGGTATTCTGCACAATCAGTTCCGCCGGGCGGTTCAGTGTTGATGAGGTCTGGCGCACAATGCGCTGCAGGCGCGGCAGCATGCGCGAGAACGGCACCAGACGCGTGCGCATCAAGCTTTCCTGAATTTCAGCCTGAATACGCGACTGCTGCAGCAGCAGGCCTTCCGCATCACGGATTTTCTCCGCCAGCGTGCTCTTGAAGTCAACCAAATCCGAAGCCGACTCGGCGAGCGACTTAGACAGCTGATTCAAGGATGAATACTGGTCCATTTCCAGAGGGTCGAAGTCCTCATAGCGCGAATTGTCCGTGCCATGCTTGGCGAGAATCTGAGATTCCAGCTCGCCGTCCATCCGGCGCAGCTGATCCGCCAGACGCTTAATCGCCAGCTCCATTTCATTCAGGGTATTGCCCAGCTGGCCAAGATCCATTTCAATGCGCGAACGGTTGATTGAATTCTCGCCGGAAAGGTCAATCATTTTCTCAACCAGATCAGCGGAGATCCGGATCATTTCATTGCTGCTGCCGGCATTTAAGGCATCTTTCCACTCGCCCTGCATCGACGGCGGTTCGGCGCCATCGCCCTGAATAAATTCAAAGCCCAGCGCGGCCGCCGGCTGAGCGGACTTGCCGGTGCGGTTCGGCAGCTGCGCAGTCAGGTCAACCAGCTCAATTGACTCCAGGCTCAGCCTGATGCTGTCAAAATTGCTGTAGTCTTTCTCAAAAATCGCCTGCTTCAGCCAGCTGACGGTGGTCTGCAGCAGCACATCATAGGCGTTTGAGCTGAAATGATGCACCGCAAACTGTTCAAAGGTAGTTTCCAGCTGATAGGAAATGGCCGCCACCGGCTCATTTTCCACCATGCGCGCACCGCCCTTAATACTGTGGGCCGCACGCTGCAGCTGCAGCAAAATGCTTCGGTCGGTGCGCTGCTCAAACCATTGCGCCAGCAGCTGCTCCGCAGCCGCCAGCACTTCCTCAGCTTCCTCAAGGAAGGTTTCCTCAACCACTGCGCGCAGCGTGTCATCTTCAGAGAAAGCAGCCTCTGACGGTGCCGGCGCTTCCGCAGCAACAGCCGGCTCAGCTGGCGCAGAAACTTCTTCAGCCGCAGGAAGCGTAATATCTTCCGCAGCCGGCTCTTCCGCCGCTGGCGCAGCTTCAGGCGCTGCATGCGCATCCGAGGCGTGTCCGGCAGCTAATGCTTGAATATTCTGAATAATATCAATCGTAGCAGGCGCCGGATAGTCGATTTGCTTATCGCGGATAATTTGAATGCGGTCAGCCACATCATCCTGCACTAGGCGGATAATCTGGATCAGCGCCGGGCTGATGCTGATTTGCTGGCGGATAATGCGCTCATACACGAACTCCAGCTCATGCGCAATCAGGCCGATATGCGATGCTGAAATCATATTTGCGCCGCCTTTCAAGGTGTGCAAATAGCGCATCAGATTGTTCAAAGCGCCGATATTGCTTTGGTCTTTCGACCATGTGCTGAGGTCCTGATCAATCCCGGCCAGCAGCTCATCCGCTTCTTCAAGGAAAATTTCCAGCAGCTCTGAATCAAAGTCGGTATTGGCTTCAGCAGAGCGCTGCTGCCCGCGGTCAGATGCAATGCGCTGGCTGAGCTGCGCAAAATCAACTGCGGCTTCCGGCGCCTGATCAGGCGCCGCGGCCTGTTCAATATCCTGCTGCACAAAGGCGGACAGTTCGCCCAGCAATTTCTGCGCTTCCGCGCTTAACACCACGCGCTGTCCGGCAGCCAAGGTGTCGAATAGATGAATGAATTCCTGATGCGCCTGGGCAAATAATTCATAGCCGTAATCAAGGTTCAGCAGCTGCAGCTTTTCCGCAAGAGCATCGTAGCCCTGCTTCAGTTCCGAGGTGAAGTCATGAATACCGGTTGAAGCGCGGTTATCCGTATGTTCCAGCAGCTGCTGCGCCTGAGCGCTGAGCGCGCGCAGGTATTGCGGGAATTCAGCCTTGGCGCGGCTGTCAAATTCAAACTCGGCATCCAGCAGCTGGTCAATATTCAGCTCAATCAGCTTCGACACCAAGCCTTGCGGATTGGCATCCTGATCCACATCTTCAGCAGCAAAGCCGTAATCATGCCATGCGGTATTGAATGTTTCGTAAATGGCATCCAGCTGGCTGGCTGGGCCTCCGCGCAAGGTGTGCAGATAGTCGCGGACAAATTCCGCATACTGGATCAGCAGCGCAGTTTCCTGCGAGGTCGAAACAATTTCTTCCTGCAGCAGGGTCTTAAACAGGTTTTCAACCCTGGTGCTCGCTTCAAATACCTGATCAATCTGCGCCATCGACGAGCTGCCGCGCAAGGTATGCAGTGCGCGGATTAAACCGTTGTAATCCTGAACTTTTTCATCTTCTGTTTTAAGGAACTGGTCAATCGCATGCAAATGCTCTTCCGCTTCTTCAATAAAGATCGAAACCGTTTCTTCAATATAGCTGTCTTCGCCAGCGCTGGCAGCCTGCCCGGCCGGAGCCGCCGCTTCGGCCAGTTCAAGGCCGGTTATGCCGTCCGCTGCAGTCAGCGTATCGGCAAGACTCAGCAACTCTTCCAGAGCCGGCTCAGGGCTCAGGCCCTGCTGCAGCTGCTGCCCCAGCAGCACCAGCGGACGCAAATCAACATCCAGCTCTTCCACGGCTTTAAAGCGCGGATACAGCTTGTACTGATAGACATTCAGCACGGCTTGAGCATATTTCTGAATGACCGGCGTCAGCGCAAGCGCGCCTGAAATCACCCGGTTCAGGGCATCTTCCACCATCCATGCAGTTTCACCGGCAGATTTTGCCCCCACCATGCGGCCCGAGCCTTTTAAGGTATGGAAATGACGGCGAATCGTAGTCAGCATGTCTTGGTTATGCGGCGCTTGCAGCCAACCCGTAAATAAAGAATTTAATTCAGCAAAGATTTCCTCTATTTCTTCAACAAAAATCTCTAGAATTTCTGCATCTTGATCTAGATAGCTATCTTCCGGAAGCGTAGTCGTTTCTACTAAATTTTTTAATATTTCTTTCATAGCTAAGGCTTCTTACGTTTTTGCCACCAAGCAGGGTGCTCAAACTTAATTGTAACCATCACGCGTGACCTAACTGTGCTGCGTTAAGTTCATCTTGACGATGCTTTATCTGTGTTGCGCAATGCGCCTTGCCCTCAGGCAAGGCGCACCGCTCCCCCCAAGCTTTCTGACTTTATTCAGGAAGTTTAAAGTCAGATACAGATTCACGTAATGATTCGGCCATGTTTGCCAATTCAGATACCGAACGCGCAGTATCAAAAGTTGCGCTTGTGGTTTGAGAAGTAATTTCCTGTACAACGTTCATCGTCGTTGCAATATGGCCTGCAGAAGCAGACTGCAGTTTTGCAGCGTCAGAAATGTTGGCAATCAGTTTCGCCAGGTTGCCGGATACGCTTTGAATCTCATCCAGCGCCACGCCCGCATCCTTAGACAAGTTTGCGCCGCGCACAACTTCCGAAGTAGTCTGCTCCATCGAAATAACCGCTTCGTTGGTATCCGTCTGAATAGTTTTTACCAAGCCTTCAATCTGCTTGGTTGCAGATGCGGAACGTTCCGCAAGGCGCTGTACTTCGTCGGCTACCACCGCGAAACCGCGGCCCGCTTCACCGGCCATCGATGCCTGAATGGCGGCGTTCAATGCCAGAATGTTCGTCTGGTCGGCAATATCGTTAATCAGGGCAACGATGTTTCCGATTTCCTGCGAAGATTCACCCAGACGCTTAATACGCTTGGAGGTTTCCTGAATCTGCTCGCGGATTGTATCCATACCCTCAATTGAACGGTTTACAACCTGCGCGCCGTTGGCGGCAATCTGCACCGAACGCTCCGCTACCACTGCAGATTCTTCGGCGTTGGCGGATACCTGGTCAATTGACATCGCCATTTCGTTAATCGCGGCGGATGCGCCGGCAATTTCCTGCGCCTGATGCTCAGACGCTTCAGCCAGCTGGTTGGTAATGCCCTGCGTGTTCGCCGTATACTGCGCGACTTCCTGCGATGTTTCAGTAATTCGCGATACAAGGTCACGCAGCTGGTCAATCGCGAAGTTGATGGAGTCGGCAATGGCGCCGGTAAAGTCTTCAGATACCGTTGCGTAAGAACGCAAGTCACCGTCCGCCAAGTCAGCGATCTCATCCAGCAGACGCAGAATCGCGTTCTGGTTACGGTCATATTCTTCCTGCAGGCGGGTTACGCGCTGCTTATCTGACTGGCCGCGCAGGGTCAGCAGGCGGAATACGCAGATCAGGAAGCCGACCAGGCAGAGGATCAGGAACAGCGCCGGAATTGCAATCTCCCAGTTTGAACCGCTGGACAGCTTATTCAAGTTGCCTAAAAGCTCATCTGACTGCGCAAAAATTGAAGCCGAAGCCTGGCGCACTTTTACAATTTGATTCGAGTTTTTAAGAATGGTTGCAGCCGCTGATTTCAGTACGTCATCATATTCAGCCTTAATGCCGGTCAATGATTCACGCAAAGCCGGGTCAGCAATGCGCTCTACACCCAGTTCCGCGCTACCGTTCAGCTGCGCATTCAGGTAGGAGCCGAATGTTTCGGTATCGGCGCTGAAGTCATCCGCAGATTCGCGCGAGCTTTCGCTGCCGGTCAGCACCGAACTGATTGAGCGCAGAATACGCTCCGCAATAAACACCTGGTTTTTCGCAATAACCACCTGGTTTGACGGCATGTTTTGACGCGCCATCTGGTCAACCATCAGGTTGTATTCAGCCTGAATGCCCGGAATGGTTTCGCCGATCGCAATGTTGGTGTCATACAGCTTGTTGATGATTTTCTGCTGCGATGAAATCAGGCTAATGTTTTCAGATACCTGCTTCCACTGGCTTTCCACATTCTTCATGGCTTCAGTTGACGGATGCGAATCCTGCACGATAACTAAATTTTCAGCGAAGGATTTCTGCGACTCAGTCAGCTTCTTAATTGATTCCGGCGTGCCTGAAGCGGTCGCTTCCGTGGCTTGGCGGGAAATCGTTTGCGACAATAAGCGCAGCTCACCTAGGCTCCGCGTCAGCTCATTGTTGCGTGGCACGCTGTAGAACAGATAGAGTAGCAGGAAAATTGCCACAAATAGACAGAAGCCTGCACCCAAAATTAATGGCTTGGACTTTTCACTGTCACCAAATACACGCGATAGCTGATCTGTCTGTGAGTGAATCTTAGCAAGTAAAGCATTGCCACCTTTGCGGCCCATGCTTTCGCCTGTAT is drawn from Acinetobacter sp. WCHAc010034 and contains these coding sequences:
- a CDS encoding methyl-accepting chemotaxis protein, translated to MGFKLKKKNTGESMGRKGGNALLAKIHSQTDQLSRVFGDSEKSKPLILGAGFCLFVAIFLLLYLFYSVPRNNELTRSLGELRLLSQTISRQATEATASGTPESIKKLTESQKSFAENLVIVQDSHPSTEAMKNVESQWKQVSENISLISSQQKIINKLYDTNIAIGETIPGIQAEYNLMVDQMARQNMPSNQVVIAKNQVFIAERILRSISSVLTGSESSRESADDFSADTETFGSYLNAQLNGSAELGVERIADPALRESLTGIKAEYDDVLKSAAATILKNSNQIVKVRQASASIFAQSDELLGNLNKLSSGSNWEIAIPALFLILCLVGFLICVFRLLTLRGQSDKQRVTRLQEEYDRNQNAILRLLDEIADLADGDLRSYATVSEDFTGAIADSINFAIDQLRDLVSRITETSQEVAQYTANTQGITNQLAEASEHQAQEIAGASAAINEMAMSIDQVSANAEESAVVAERSVQIAANGAQVVNRSIEGMDTIREQIQETSKRIKRLGESSQEIGNIVALINDIADQTNILALNAAIQASMAGEAGRGFAVVADEVQRLAERSASATKQIEGLVKTIQTDTNEAVISMEQTTSEVVRGANLSKDAGVALDEIQSVSGNLAKLIANISDAAKLQSASAGHIATTMNVVQEITSQTTSATFDTARSVSELANMAESLRESVSDFKLPE
- a CDS encoding Hpt domain-containing protein; this encodes MKEILKNLVETTTLPEDSYLDQDAEILEIFVEEIEEIFAELNSLFTGWLQAPHNQDMLTTIRRHFHTLKGSGRMVGAKSAGETAWMVEDALNRVISGALALTPVIQKYAQAVLNVYQYKLYPRFKAVEELDVDLRPLVLLGQQLQQGLSPEPALEELLSLADTLTAADGITGLELAEAAAPAGQAASAGEDSYIEETVSIFIEEAEEHLHAIDQFLKTEDEKVQDYNGLIRALHTLRGSSSMAQIDQVFEASTRVENLFKTLLQEEIVSTSQETALLIQYAEFVRDYLHTLRGGPASQLDAIYETFNTAWHDYGFAAEDVDQDANPQGLVSKLIELNIDQLLDAEFEFDSRAKAEFPQYLRALSAQAQQLLEHTDNRASTGIHDFTSELKQGYDALAEKLQLLNLDYGYELFAQAHQEFIHLFDTLAAGQRVVLSAEAQKLLGELSAFVQQDIEQAAAPDQAPEAAVDFAQLSQRIASDRGQQRSAEANTDFDSELLEIFLEEADELLAGIDQDLSTWSKDQSNIGALNNLMRYLHTLKGGANMISASHIGLIAHELEFVYERIIRQQISISPALIQIIRLVQDDVADRIQIIRDKQIDYPAPATIDIIQNIQALAAGHASDAHAAPEAAPAAEEPAAEDITLPAAEEVSAPAEPAVAAEAPAPSEAAFSEDDTLRAVVEETFLEEAEEVLAAAEQLLAQWFEQRTDRSILLQLQRAAHSIKGGARMVENEPVAAISYQLETTFEQFAVHHFSSNAYDVLLQTTVSWLKQAIFEKDYSNFDSIRLSLESIELVDLTAQLPNRTGKSAQPAAALGFEFIQGDGAEPPSMQGEWKDALNAGSSNEMIRISADLVEKMIDLSGENSINRSRIEMDLGQLGNTLNEMELAIKRLADQLRRMDGELESQILAKHGTDNSRYEDFDPLEMDQYSSLNQLSKSLAESASDLVDFKSTLAEKIRDAEGLLLQQSRIQAEIQESLMRTRLVPFSRMLPRLQRIVRQTSSTLNRPAELIVQNTEGELDRTILERLVTPFEHMLRNAIDHGLEDTAERLALHKPEVGSIVLNISRQGTDVLVSFSDDGKGINEEVIKAKALSQGLIKADQFLDKQEILQLIFHPGLSTAKQVTQISGRGVGLDVVQSEIKALGGHVSVDSELGQGTTFTIRVPTTVAVSDALMVKAGDQQFAISLAQIDRIVRISPSALEEYFSSKADVFKIDNASYKLRYLSEFVSNQPIPRLGSVAHSLPVLLIKGNSGQTIALLVDQLIGSRAQIVVKPIGQQFSNVGAIAGATILGDGQVCLILDGQSIARQIQATQRVKRGSDQRDHSRRGNARRLVMIVDDSVTVRKVTSRLLERQGYDVVTAKDGVDAMEQLENVRPDLMLLDIEMPRMDGFEVTNLVRHHDIHQDLPIIMITSRTGEKHRERAFSLGATHYMGKPFQEAELLANIESLIAEKQG